The nucleotide sequence GTAAAAACGACCTTGCGGTCGCCCGTCGTTACGTCCAGAATTTCCAGGTTACTGGCCAGGTACTGGCGGTAGGGTACCAGGCTTTCGGGCGCGGGCACGCTGATGCGGACATCGCGGAAGGTACCCCGCTCCAGTACGTCCTTGTTATGCGAGCCAATGAACAGGCCCACATATACCTCTTCGCCCAAATCCAGATCAGCCACCTGCTCGGTCACGAAAGGTTCGCCGAATTTGGCGACCCGCATGGTGTAGGTGTTGCCTTTACGTTCGAGCTGGATCACGTCGGCGTGGGTCATTTTAGCCTTGATCTCTTCGGTATTCGCACCAGTAGTGCGCCGGAATTGCAGCGAGGTGAGGCCGTCGCCGTGCACCACGGCATTGATATGGGCCGATTTGCCATCCAGGCTACTCCGAACCATCCAACCTACCTTGCGGTGCGGATCGACGCCTTCGCCCACCAGTGCCGCGCGGGTGTAGAGGATGAAATCGCCCTTCATCTGCTTCCACAAATAATGGAACTCGTCGTGGTCGAACCACACGTTGTAGCCTGACCCGGCCATTTCGTACTGCCGTTTCTGGGAATTGTAGGTTGCCGAACCGGGTTTCAGAACGTCCCCGATATCGCCGTGTCCGGTAAAAATACCCAGATCCGTTTTTTGTGCCAGCGCCGTGAAAGGAATAGCAAAAGCTAAACTAGCTACCCAGGCTAACCGCTTTATTTTCAGAAATTTCATCATAAGTAATAATTGAATAAACCGAGTTATTTTGATTGATAGACCAGGCAACAAGTCCTGGTATCAGATAAGCAAATTTCTCAGGGTTGCTACTGTATGAATCAAGTATCGACCGGGTGAAGTTTCAAAAAAACAGGAATTTCCGGCGCTGGTACAGGCGGGGCAGATCGGCTTCAAAAACCGTATAAGGATCTTTGTAAAAATCCAAAAAGTCGGGAACACTGGTATGTCCCGGGTAGGGGGCGTAGAAGTGCGTGGCGCTGCGCGCATCGTTGCGCCATACCAGCACGTAGGCGAGTTTCATTTTCTCCGCTTTCAGGGCTTTGAGCAAGGAGCCCGTCCACCAAGTTGTATCGGGGATCGATTCCAGGCCCGTTTCGGTAAATGCCGCCAGTTTTCCGGCCTTGCGGGCGTAGTCCGAAACGATTTTCAACTTGGCAATTCCAGCTGGCAGATTGTAGCGGCCATTGCGGCCAAAGTCAGCGTAGTCGTCCATCCCTACCATATCCACCCAGGCATCACCGGGGTACCTTTCCAGGTACTCGGCTTCGGTTTTGAAAAGCGCATCCGGTGAAAATACATAAATGAAATTATGCACGTCCAGGCTATCCCGCAAATAGGAGACGGTGAACCGCCAAAGTGACGTAAATTCCTCGGCGGTACAGTGCGGCTTTCCCCACCAGAACCAGCCGCCGTCCAGTTCGTGGTAGGGACGGAAGAGCAGGGGTACCTGCTTGCCATCGTTGCCCCGAATTGAATTAGCCAGACTGCCAATCGTTTGTAAAATGTTTTTGTATTCCTCATGGTGCGAGCCGCCCGGAATGAGATTGGCCACCGCCGGAGCCGAAAGGGAATCTTTCCAGTAAAAGCCCGTTTGGGGCGTCACCGGATTGGAAAAATGCCAGGCTACGGTCGTTACCCCACCCCGATCATAGGTATCGGCAATCTGTCGGCGCAGCGACTCTTTGGCGCGCTCAATCGCTTCGGGCGGGCGGCCCGACAAGCCACTGAAATCGACCCCAACCACCGCCGGATGCGAGCCCGTCACGGACTTGACATCGGAGCGGGCAGCTTCTCCGTACCAACCGTGGCCGTACTCGGTGGCGTGCTGGTGTCCGAAAAGAATATGCTTGCGGGCAAGCTTGCCAAGATTATGGTACAGGGCTTTGGTTTCGGGGGTAGCTTTGGAATCAATCAATCGGGAGCGCGTCGTTGCTATTGCTGGAACGGATAGTAAATTGAATGCCAGACTCAGCGAGGTGATGAATAAAGAAAGCCTGTTCATGCAAAAGGATGGACCGTAATCCGGTAAAACTAAGATTGCTCTTTAGAAAAAATCCCCACAGCCTTCCCGTTGGACGACTGTGGGGATAAATAGGTACCTTTATTTGACTAAGAGAATATCATCGAAATAAAACGTTTCATCCTGCTTGTCGGGTCCCTGAATTCGGAAACCAACTTGCGTCAGCTTCTTGCCGGGCAGCCAGAAATCCATATCGGAAAGCTTGATTTTGAAGTAGTTCCATACCCCGGCCTTCACATTGATCCGGTTGGCATCCACGAAGTCGCCGAACCCGGCCTTGCCGGCATCAGTGGTCACGTACAGCGTGTAATCCGCCGAGGCACCTTTGATCCAGCCGGTGATGTAGGTGTAGTCGGGCGAGTAGGCAATGGCCTGCGACCAGTTGGACAGTCCGGCCAAGTGCCAGTTGCCTTTCTGGTAGGTTTTGGCCAGCGAAGCACTACCATCCTTGCTCTCTTTGGTGGATACCGTGGCCGCATCGCCCCAGGAGGCATTTTCGAAACCCGTACCGAAACTATCGGTGAAGATTTTATAGGACAGGTCCATATTAATAAACTCCTGCTGGGTGCGAACGCGTCCCGTGCCATTGGTAATGCTCAGGGTACCCCGGCTCAGCGTGGTGGCGGGCATCTGCACAACCAGTTCTTTTTTATCTTTGGAAATGATCGTGGCCTCGTCCGAAATGCCCTTTACGGAATC is from Salmonirosea aquatica and encodes:
- a CDS encoding glycoside hydrolase family 26 protein, yielding MNRLSLFITSLSLAFNLLSVPAIATTRSRLIDSKATPETKALYHNLGKLARKHILFGHQHATEYGHGWYGEAARSDVKSVTGSHPAVVGVDFSGLSGRPPEAIERAKESLRRQIADTYDRGGVTTVAWHFSNPVTPQTGFYWKDSLSAPAVANLIPGGSHHEEYKNILQTIGSLANSIRGNDGKQVPLLFRPYHELDGGWFWWGKPHCTAEEFTSLWRFTVSYLRDSLDVHNFIYVFSPDALFKTEAEYLERYPGDAWVDMVGMDDYADFGRNGRYNLPAGIAKLKIVSDYARKAGKLAAFTETGLESIPDTTWWTGSLLKALKAEKMKLAYVLVWRNDARSATHFYAPYPGHTSVPDFLDFYKDPYTVFEADLPRLYQRRKFLFF
- a CDS encoding IPT/TIG domain-containing protein translates to MKLHIFNRAAGLGMVMLVAGLALTACEEDTDGTPRFEAGTPVATQIMPDSAASGGIVTLMGTGLGDMRTITFEKQEVPAGFQPTLNTDQALIFRVPTEASGGVQNITFTNSAGKSTTIAFKVLAYPSVSDVSNYNFTKGTVITLTGNNLDDVTSVAVADSVKGISDEATIISKDKKELVVQMPATTLSRGTLSITNGTGRVRTQQEFINMDLSYKIFTDSFGTGFENASWGDAATVSTKESKDGSASLAKTYQKGNWHLAGLSNWSQAIAYSPDYTYITGWIKGASADYTLYVTTDAGKAGFGDFVDANRINVKAGVWNYFKIKLSDMDFWLPGKKLTQVGFRIQGPDKQDETFYFDDILLVK